A DNA window from bacterium contains the following coding sequences:
- a CDS encoding tetrathionate reductase family octaheme c-type cytochrome, with translation MRRIVVALALLGGLLLLTLSILPTRSVERTPLEVLRERYAIKHKSSVDHTKFAVLDGPFAAPQDVTRACIGCHTERHTEVMASSHWNWERMEYVEGQGIRKVGKKNIVNNFCIGIAGNEQLCNRCHIGYGYGDASFDFQNAYNVDCLACHDNSNVYMKAGAGMPDPTVNLADVARHVGKPTRTNCGTCHFFGGGGNNVKHGDLEQALFEPSRELDVHMAVEGLNMQCVACHTAEQHQMLGKSYSVSSMNRDRVACESCHGGLPHVDDVLNNHTLKVACQSCHIPTYAKENPTKLEWDWSTAGRLREGEPFKIHDDSLGVETYMSTKGSFVWGKNIRPEYAWHNGRASHYLLGDTFDPVDTLLINELHGSYDDPDAKIVPVKIHRAKQIYDAKNNYLIQPKTVSNAPGDSGYWREFDWSRAAAAGMNRLGLPFSGEYGFAATKMHWPVNHMVAPASKSVRCIECHTRENSRLAGLTDFYMPGRDRSVWLDRVGVGVLVLTLGGVLTHALARLIVARRGKERP, from the coding sequence ATGAGACGGATCGTCGTGGCCTTGGCGTTGTTGGGAGGACTGCTGCTGCTGACGCTCAGCATTTTGCCGACGCGCTCCGTGGAACGCACGCCGCTGGAAGTACTGCGCGAGCGTTACGCAATCAAACACAAATCCTCGGTGGATCACACCAAATTTGCCGTGCTCGACGGCCCGTTCGCCGCGCCGCAAGACGTGACGCGCGCTTGCATTGGCTGTCACACCGAGCGGCATACCGAGGTGATGGCTTCCTCGCATTGGAATTGGGAACGGATGGAGTATGTCGAAGGGCAAGGCATACGCAAGGTCGGTAAGAAGAACATCGTAAACAATTTTTGCATCGGCATCGCGGGCAACGAGCAGCTTTGCAACCGCTGTCACATCGGCTACGGGTACGGTGACGCGTCGTTCGATTTTCAAAACGCGTACAACGTGGATTGCCTCGCCTGCCATGACAACAGCAATGTGTATATGAAGGCCGGGGCGGGTATGCCCGATCCGACGGTGAATCTGGCGGACGTTGCGCGGCATGTTGGCAAGCCGACGCGCACGAATTGCGGCACTTGCCACTTCTTCGGGGGCGGCGGCAACAACGTCAAGCACGGCGATCTTGAACAGGCGTTGTTTGAGCCGTCGCGGGAGTTGGACGTGCACATGGCGGTGGAGGGGCTGAACATGCAATGCGTGGCCTGTCACACCGCGGAACAGCATCAGATGCTGGGGAAGTCGTATTCGGTGTCTTCGATGAACCGCGACCGTGTGGCGTGCGAGTCGTGTCACGGCGGGCTGCCGCATGTTGACGACGTGCTCAACAATCACACGCTGAAAGTCGCGTGTCAATCGTGTCACATTCCGACTTACGCCAAGGAGAATCCCACGAAGCTCGAATGGGACTGGTCCACGGCCGGGCGGCTGCGCGAGGGCGAACCGTTCAAGATTCACGACGATTCGCTCGGCGTGGAAACGTACATGAGCACGAAAGGTTCGTTCGTGTGGGGAAAGAACATCCGGCCCGAATATGCGTGGCACAACGGACGCGCATCGCACTATCTGCTGGGCGACACTTTTGATCCGGTGGATACGCTGTTGATCAACGAACTGCATGGGTCCTACGATGATCCCGACGCCAAGATCGTTCCGGTGAAAATACATCGCGCGAAGCAGATTTATGATGCGAAGAACAACTATCTGATTCAACCGAAGACCGTGTCCAATGCGCCGGGCGACAGCGGCTACTGGCGCGAGTTTGATTGGTCGCGGGCGGCGGCGGCGGGCATGAACCGGCTGGGTTTGCCGTTCAGCGGCGAGTACGGATTTGCCGCGACGAAGATGCATTGGCCAGTCAATCATATGGTGGCGCCGGCGAGTAAGTCCGTGCGCTGCATCGAATGCCACACCCGTGAGAACAGCAGATTGGCCGGTTTGACCGACTTCTATATGCCGGGTCGTGACCGCAGCGTGTGGCTTGACCGCGTGGGAGTCGGCGTGCTGGTGCTGACGCTTGGTGGAGTGTTGACGCATGCGCTGGCGCGCCTGATCGTGGCGCGGCGCGGAAAGGAGCGGCCATGA
- a CDS encoding cytochrome b/b6 domain-containing protein, with protein sequence MKREYVYPAFERFWHWSQAALIILLGVTGFEIHGSLEFFGFAQAVSIHSSAAIAFLILICFAIFWHLTSGEWRQYVPSLLNVRAQVDYYVTGIFRGAPHPTRRTVLSKLNPLQKLVYAGLKVLVIPVMVLSGLIYMFYRYPQRHEIISLNIEGLSTVAALHTFGAFMLVAFFIAHIYLSTTGHSPTANLKAMVTGYEELPASADHTPEQETI encoded by the coding sequence ATGAAACGCGAATATGTCTATCCGGCGTTTGAGCGGTTTTGGCATTGGTCGCAAGCCGCGTTGATTATTCTCCTGGGCGTGACCGGATTTGAAATTCACGGATCGCTGGAGTTCTTCGGCTTCGCGCAGGCAGTGAGCATTCACAGTTCAGCGGCGATTGCCTTTCTGATTCTGATTTGCTTCGCGATATTCTGGCACTTGACTTCCGGTGAATGGCGGCAATATGTGCCCTCGCTCTTGAACGTCAGAGCGCAGGTGGACTACTATGTCACGGGAATCTTTCGCGGAGCACCGCATCCGACGCGCCGCACCGTGTTGAGTAAACTGAACCCGCTGCAGAAGCTGGTCTACGCGGGGCTTAAGGTGCTGGTGATTCCGGTCATGGTGCTGTCGGGTTTGATTTACATGTTCTATCGCTATCCGCAGCGTCACGAGATCATCAGCCTGAATATCGAAGGACTGAGCACCGTGGCCGCGCTGCATACATTTGGCGCATTCATGCTGGTCGCGTTCTTTATTGCGCACATCTATCTGTCCACGACGGGGCACTCGCCGACCGCTAATCTCAAAGCGATGGTCACGGGTTACGAAGAATTGCCCGCGTCCGCCGATCACACGCCGGAGCAGGAGACGATTTAA
- a CDS encoding YeeE/YedE family protein, whose amino-acid sequence MQAVETKYMNPYLAGFLLGLVLLLSIFITGRGLGASGAIKDGIVAIVGTLAPDHAAASPYYGPYLEQSAGHPLKSWLVFELIGVVIGAFLSGLISDRLAFRSEGGPRIQTRMRWIFAILGGALFGIGAQFARGCTSGAALSGMAVLSSAGFITMMAIFGTGYMVAYFFRRLWI is encoded by the coding sequence ATGCAAGCTGTTGAAACGAAATACATGAACCCGTATCTGGCGGGATTTCTGCTGGGATTGGTGCTGCTGTTGAGCATTTTCATCACGGGCCGCGGACTCGGCGCGAGCGGCGCGATCAAAGACGGCATCGTGGCCATCGTGGGAACCCTCGCACCCGATCACGCGGCCGCGTCGCCGTATTATGGGCCCTATTTAGAACAGAGTGCGGGGCATCCGCTGAAGTCGTGGCTGGTGTTTGAACTCATTGGAGTCGTGATCGGCGCATTTCTGTCGGGACTCATCTCGGATCGTCTCGCCTTTCGCAGTGAAGGCGGTCCGCGCATTCAAACGCGCATGCGGTGGATCTTCGCGATACTCGGCGGCGCATTGTTCGGCATCGGCGCGCAGTTCGCGCGCGGCTGCACGAGCGGCGCAGCGTTGAGCGGCATGGCCGTGTTATCGAGCGCCGGATTCATCACGATGATGGCGATTTTTGGCACGGGATATATGGTTGCGTACTTTTTCCGCAGACTGTGGATTTAA
- a CDS encoding YeeE/YedE family protein, with protein MGPFVPDLISSEMNLVVALLIGIGFGFVLEQAGFSSSRRLAGLFYGYDFTVLRVFFSAAITAMIGIMLLGYAGLLDTEAIYVNPLWLWPAVVGGAIMGVGFILGGYCPGTSICAAAIGKIDALFFIGGIFGGVFVFAEMFPSWEGFHFSSALGPQRVYDSLAMSAGVFAFVLIAIALVAFFVTAIIEKRTNPNAPSRAFRPKPHALAALAVLLMGALLITLPDRKSRIIAAVTVPEYAATHEVQRMSGDELAFRIMDGATNMQIVDVRSADEFKQFALPRAVNVGTRDLFAKEWQKLFAQRHVTKVIVANDDKDAATAYHVLRKIGYDNLAVLDGGLTQFKREILENDPPATTAGRHAADVQEFRAQAGPMIRKMIEAERNKPAPVEKKAKKVAGGC; from the coding sequence ATGGGACCTTTTGTACCGGACCTGATCTCCAGTGAAATGAACCTGGTCGTCGCTTTGCTGATCGGCATCGGCTTCGGCTTCGTGCTTGAGCAGGCAGGCTTCTCGTCGTCGCGGCGACTCGCGGGTTTGTTTTACGGCTATGACTTCACCGTCCTGCGCGTGTTCTTCTCGGCGGCAATTACGGCGATGATCGGCATTATGCTGCTGGGATATGCCGGCTTGCTCGACACCGAAGCGATTTATGTCAATCCGTTGTGGCTATGGCCCGCGGTTGTGGGCGGCGCGATCATGGGTGTGGGGTTCATCCTCGGCGGTTATTGCCCGGGCACGAGTATCTGCGCGGCGGCGATCGGAAAGATTGACGCACTGTTTTTTATTGGCGGAATTTTTGGCGGCGTGTTCGTGTTTGCTGAGATGTTTCCATCGTGGGAGGGGTTTCATTTTTCCAGCGCACTCGGTCCGCAACGCGTCTACGACTCGCTCGCCATGTCGGCGGGGGTGTTCGCCTTCGTGCTCATCGCCATTGCGCTCGTCGCATTCTTTGTTACGGCGATCATTGAGAAACGCACGAATCCGAACGCGCCGTCGCGGGCCTTTCGGCCCAAACCGCACGCATTGGCGGCACTGGCGGTGCTGCTGATGGGTGCGCTGTTGATCACGCTGCCTGATCGCAAGTCACGTATCATCGCGGCGGTAACAGTACCGGAGTACGCGGCGACGCATGAGGTACAGCGCATGTCCGGCGACGAATTGGCGTTCCGAATCATGGACGGTGCGACGAACATGCAGATTGTGGACGTGCGCAGCGCGGATGAGTTCAAACAGTTTGCGCTCCCGCGCGCGGTGAATGTGGGAACACGAGATCTGTTCGCCAAGGAATGGCAGAAGCTATTCGCGCAGCGGCACGTGACCAAGGTGATCGTCGCCAACGATGATAAGGATGCGGCGACGGCCTATCATGTGCTGCGCAAGATCGGTTATGACAATCTGGCCGTGCTTGACGGCGGCTTGACCCAATTCAAGCGCGAAATTCTTGAGAACGACCCGCCCGCAACGACGGCCGGCCGGCATGCGGCGGATGTGCAGGAGTTCCGCGCGCAAGCCGGTCCGATGATTCGTAAGATGATTGAAGCGGAGCGCAACAAGCCCGCGCCGGTCGAGAAGAAGGCAAAAAAAGTCGCCGGCGGTTGTTGA
- a CDS encoding DUF438 domain-containing protein, whose translation MTPPAAFTHLTPTTIVGDLLEAFPFLIEELSNFNPHYQALRDPQMRQMMAGVATLEMAALRGGVNVEAMMQFIAAAIQRHTGRIIMVDNPGASGVSPERLAAFRQIMLKLHAGGDLPTAQREFAELVKQSLPGEIAEMEQHLIKEGIPVSEIKHMCDVHLQVVQQSVKQEPLVTPAGHPVHSFVSENRLIELTVSHLRAILSATHNAPSPAAHPEAWRELATYLSKLAEIDKHYLRKEHQLFAYLERYGFTGPSTVMWAVHDDIRAQLKAVRVAVEQHDTDFVAANLPPLLNAVSSMIQKEETILLPTALKLLSEKDWIGIKLAEHEIGFMEAFSVGDEWEHAPGAKRAASAGAQRTGVLDMNVGALTLEQVNLIMTHLPVELSYVDEHDAVRFYSNQPHKIFARTPDAIGRKVQNCHPPKSVHIVNQILTDFRAGTRSVAEFWIPFGPKFVHIRYFAIRDAQDNYRGSLEVVQDVSDIRKLEGERRLLAEE comes from the coding sequence ATGACCCCGCCCGCTGCCTTTACGCACTTGACTCCCACAACTATCGTCGGTGATCTGTTGGAGGCCTTTCCCTTCCTGATCGAAGAGCTGAGTAACTTCAATCCGCACTATCAGGCATTGCGCGATCCGCAAATGCGGCAGATGATGGCGGGCGTTGCCACGCTCGAAATGGCGGCCCTGCGCGGCGGCGTGAACGTAGAGGCCATGATGCAGTTTATCGCGGCGGCAATTCAACGGCATACGGGCCGCATTATTATGGTGGACAATCCCGGCGCGTCCGGTGTGAGTCCTGAGCGCCTCGCCGCCTTCCGGCAAATCATGTTGAAGCTGCACGCTGGCGGCGATCTGCCAACGGCACAGCGCGAGTTTGCGGAGTTGGTCAAGCAATCGCTGCCCGGTGAAATCGCCGAGATGGAACAGCATCTCATCAAGGAGGGCATTCCTGTCAGCGAGATCAAGCACATGTGCGACGTGCATCTGCAAGTCGTGCAACAATCCGTAAAGCAGGAACCGCTCGTCACGCCGGCCGGGCACCCCGTGCATTCCTTCGTCTCCGAAAACAGACTGATCGAACTCACGGTGTCACATCTTCGCGCGATCTTGTCAGCTACCCACAACGCGCCGTCGCCCGCCGCGCACCCCGAGGCCTGGCGCGAATTGGCCACCTATTTGAGCAAACTCGCCGAGATTGACAAGCACTACCTGCGCAAAGAACACCAGCTATTCGCCTATCTGGAACGCTATGGGTTTACCGGTCCGTCCACAGTCATGTGGGCCGTGCATGACGACATCCGCGCGCAACTCAAAGCCGTGCGCGTAGCGGTCGAACAGCACGATACCGATTTCGTTGCCGCGAATCTGCCGCCGCTGCTCAATGCCGTTTCCAGCATGATTCAAAAGGAAGAGACGATCCTCTTGCCGACCGCACTCAAGCTGCTCAGTGAGAAAGATTGGATTGGCATCAAGCTCGCGGAGCACGAAATCGGCTTCATGGAAGCCTTCAGCGTCGGCGACGAGTGGGAACATGCACCCGGTGCCAAACGGGCGGCGTCCGCGGGCGCCCAGCGGACCGGCGTGCTCGACATGAACGTCGGCGCGTTGACGCTCGAACAGGTGAATCTCATCATGACGCATCTCCCTGTCGAGCTGTCGTATGTGGACGAGCACGACGCCGTGCGCTTCTACTCGAATCAACCGCACAAAATCTTCGCGCGCACGCCCGATGCCATCGGCCGCAAAGTGCAAAATTGCCATCCGCCCAAGAGTGTGCATATCGTCAATCAGATCCTAACCGATTTCCGCGCGGGCACACGCAGCGTCGCCGAGTTCTGGATCCCCTTCGGCCCGAAATTCGTGCACATCCGCTATTTTGCCATTCGTGATGCGCAGGACAACTATCGAGGTTCACTCGAAGTTGTGCAGGATGTCTCGGATATTCGCAAGCTCGAAGGTGAACGCCGCCTGCTCGCCGAAGAGTAG
- a CDS encoding carboxypeptidase regulatory-like domain-containing protein produces MTRLLALLLLVAAASAQPQPDTLWTRINASDSITIQAIDCEVSASGAVFVTGTTYNHDNGRGTGWVQKRSSTGDLLWTSYTLADDQQFFYSVLPTPDGGCVGAGSKYSEGLPQRSFAAKYSASGEREWLTILSLPPGVIVATSYPLITAAPDGFYLGLNGTDSSFFRGYIAAARFDMNGDTLWTRMLDVSGRDEQIRHARTVNGELHLGVQTLAGDLPESAVFARLDAAGNLIDANEYETRYAAIYGFVSDAGDGAAFLLRTYDASTERMANELLQVAPDGTLIGSTVLPWPVYADSATYYFGDLCRTPAGGYAAGGIRAVPDGQVGLRLTHVVAGVGPSGDGAWLRELLLLEDRNSDVANTAIALAPDSSYVLAADRGYTFFPINSIVIKTGPDRGNGRIAGVVRSARDFQPVFNATVRTRDGAFQTTTLPGGEYDLRLPEGMYELVIEKAGYCATSVTDVVVIGDEDQLRDFTLNAPTFLCNTTSLNLQWAGETIERSFLVANANGNCPLEFVVEEDVPWLTVTPRSDTLAPEQTTGMLLTISEPLPPAGDYTEQVRFVHNAEGSEFILTVTLVIPLELGDLAHLPQTTVLHPAYPNPFNPATQLAFELKHSGPVSLLIYDVRGRLVASLVDGTLAAGSYTREFRPKDAASGVYIALLRTTDVVRTQKLLLLK; encoded by the coding sequence ATGACCCGCTTACTTGCATTACTGCTTCTCGTGGCCGCGGCTTCAGCACAACCACAGCCGGACACGTTGTGGACGCGGATCAACGCATCCGATTCGATAACCATTCAAGCAATTGACTGCGAAGTCAGTGCATCTGGCGCAGTCTTCGTCACAGGCACAACCTATAATCACGATAATGGGCGAGGAACAGGCTGGGTGCAAAAGCGTTCGAGCACAGGTGACTTGCTTTGGACAAGCTACACGCTGGCCGACGATCAACAGTTCTTCTATTCGGTCCTGCCAACGCCTGACGGTGGCTGCGTCGGCGCAGGATCCAAGTATAGCGAAGGCCTGCCGCAGCGTTCGTTCGCGGCAAAATACTCGGCCAGCGGTGAGCGTGAATGGCTGACGATCTTGAGTCTTCCACCGGGCGTCATCGTGGCCACCTCTTATCCGCTGATTACGGCGGCCCCCGACGGCTTCTATCTGGGATTGAACGGCACAGACTCGTCGTTCTTTCGCGGCTATATCGCCGCCGCCCGTTTCGACATGAATGGCGACACCTTGTGGACCCGCATGCTGGACGTAAGCGGCCGCGATGAACAAATCAGGCACGCCCGCACTGTGAACGGAGAATTGCACCTCGGCGTACAAACCCTCGCGGGCGACCTGCCTGAATCGGCTGTCTTCGCGCGGCTGGATGCCGCAGGCAATCTCATAGATGCTAATGAGTATGAAACACGGTACGCCGCCATCTACGGCTTCGTATCCGACGCGGGCGACGGTGCAGCGTTTCTACTGCGCACCTATGACGCCTCGACCGAACGCATGGCCAACGAGCTGCTGCAAGTCGCGCCGGACGGCACGCTAATCGGCAGCACCGTTCTCCCTTGGCCCGTGTACGCGGACAGCGCGACCTATTACTTTGGCGATCTTTGTCGCACGCCTGCGGGCGGCTATGCCGCGGGCGGTATTCGCGCCGTGCCGGATGGCCAAGTCGGTTTGCGTTTGACACACGTCGTGGCCGGGGTCGGGCCTTCAGGCGACGGAGCCTGGCTCCGCGAGCTGTTGTTGCTCGAAGATCGAAACTCTGACGTTGCCAACACCGCAATTGCGCTTGCTCCCGATTCAAGCTATGTGCTTGCCGCCGATCGCGGCTACACGTTCTTTCCTATCAACAGCATCGTGATCAAGACCGGTCCCGATCGCGGCAACGGCCGCATCGCCGGCGTGGTGCGCAGTGCGCGCGATTTTCAACCCGTGTTCAATGCCACCGTGCGCACACGTGACGGCGCATTTCAAACGACGACGCTCCCGGGCGGCGAGTATGATTTGCGGCTGCCCGAGGGTATGTATGAACTGGTCATTGAAAAAGCTGGATACTGCGCAACATCGGTGACGGACGTTGTGGTCATCGGCGACGAAGATCAACTTCGCGATTTCACGCTCAACGCGCCGACCTTTCTCTGCAACACAACATCCCTCAACCTGCAGTGGGCCGGCGAGACGATTGAGCGCAGTTTCCTCGTGGCCAACGCTAACGGCAACTGCCCGCTTGAGTTTGTTGTCGAGGAAGACGTGCCATGGTTAACGGTGACGCCGCGGTCGGATACACTGGCTCCGGAGCAAACGACGGGAATGCTGTTGACAATTTCGGAACCCTTGCCGCCCGCCGGCGACTATACGGAGCAGGTTCGGTTTGTGCATAACGCCGAGGGTTCGGAGTTCATTTTGACCGTGACGCTGGTGATTCCGTTGGAGCTGGGTGACCTGGCGCACCTTCCGCAGACCACCGTGCTGCATCCAGCCTATCCCAATCCATTCAATCCGGCCACGCAATTGGCATTTGAACTCAAGCATTCCGGGCCAGTATCTTTGCTTATCTACGATGTGCGAGGCCGACTGGTCGCAAGTCTGGTGGACGGCACGCTCGCCGCAGGCAGCTACACGCGCGAATTCCGTCCTAAGGATGCCGCCAGCGGCGTGTATATCGCACTGCTGCGCACCACTGATGTTGTCCGAACGCAAAAGCTGCTGCTGCTCAAATAG
- a CDS encoding helix-turn-helix transcriptional regulator — protein MSYSDVSPSENDRPEAVNTLTPYLSQYALGEKIRRLRLRKSMGLVELGRHTGLSAAMLSKLENNHVVPTLQTLSRIALVFSVGLDHFFNDPTRHQSIAITRSAERMDFDEKLDTKQVLYSFQCLDYPATERKSSSYLATFQMSDQESPPQHTHEGYEFIYVLTGTLGLKVEGEEVELAMSDTAYFNARLPHSYRRIGASECQAIVVTVP, from the coding sequence ATGTCATATTCAGATGTTTCACCCAGTGAAAACGACCGCCCGGAAGCCGTAAATACCCTCACGCCGTACCTCTCGCAGTACGCCCTCGGCGAAAAAATTCGGCGGCTCAGGCTGCGCAAGAGCATGGGACTGGTCGAACTGGGGCGGCACACGGGCCTGTCCGCCGCGATGCTCTCCAAGCTCGAGAACAACCATGTCGTACCGACGCTGCAAACCCTGTCGCGTATCGCGCTGGTCTTCTCGGTCGGCTTGGATCATTTCTTCAACGACCCGACCCGGCATCAGAGTATTGCCATTACGAGGTCCGCCGAACGTATGGACTTTGATGAGAAGCTCGACACCAAGCAGGTGTTATATAGCTTCCAATGCCTGGACTATCCCGCGACCGAGCGCAAGTCGAGCTCGTACCTGGCCACATTTCAGATGTCGGACCAGGAAAGCCCGCCGCAGCATACGCATGAAGGCTACGAGTTCATCTATGTACTAACTGGCACCTTGGGCCTGAAAGTCGAAGGCGAAGAGGTCGAGTTGGCTATGTCTGACACAGCCTATTTCAATGCCAGACTCCCCCACAGCTACCGCCGTATCGGCGCTTCCGAGTGCCAGGCGATCGTGGTGACCGTCCCCTGA
- a CDS encoding DUF378 domain-containing protein, giving the protein MKSLDVLTKVLIIVGGLNWGLVGLLNFDLVATLLGDMTGLARTVYALVGISAVYQIFRFKN; this is encoded by the coding sequence ATGAAATCCCTCGATGTCCTCACCAAAGTCCTCATCATTGTGGGTGGCCTGAACTGGGGACTGGTCGGCCTCCTGAACTTTGACCTCGTCGCCACCCTCCTCGGTGACATGACCGGCCTTGCGCGCACCGTCTATGCTCTGGTCGGCATTTCCGCCGTCTACCAGATCTTCCGCTTCAAGAACTAA
- a CDS encoding fasciclin domain-containing protein encodes MTRTLSLFAITAIIALATNLFAGECASSSSKSTHSNVTLAANQGQGSAMNAETKDIVATAIGAGSFKTLVAAVQAAGLVETLQGAGPFTVFAPNDEAFAKVPKATLDALLADKAKLAAVLTYHVVAGKVMAADAIKLDGKEAATVNGQNFKITVKDGGVMVDNAKVIATDIPCSNGVIHVIDAVILPK; translated from the coding sequence ATGACACGCACACTTTCCCTCTTCGCCATCACGGCGATCATCGCGTTGGCCACGAACTTGTTCGCGGGCGAATGCGCCAGCAGTTCGAGCAAATCAACTCATTCCAATGTGACGCTGGCCGCAAACCAAGGCCAGGGCTCCGCCATGAACGCTGAGACCAAGGATATCGTGGCCACGGCCATCGGCGCGGGCAGTTTCAAGACGCTGGTCGCGGCCGTGCAGGCCGCTGGTCTGGTGGAAACGCTGCAAGGAGCCGGTCCGTTCACCGTGTTCGCGCCGAATGATGAAGCGTTCGCTAAGGTGCCGAAGGCCACGCTTGATGCACTGCTTGCCGACAAAGCGAAGCTCGCCGCAGTGCTGACCTATCATGTCGTGGCAGGCAAAGTCATGGCCGCCGATGCGATTAAACTGGACGGCAAAGAGGCTGCCACAGTCAACGGCCAGAACTTCAAGATCACGGTCAAAGACGGCGGCGTGATGGTGGATAACGCGAAGGTTATCGCCACCGACATTCCGTGCAGCAACGGCGTTATCCATGTGATTGACGCGGTTATTCTGCCGAAGTAG